AGTAGCCTGCATGGGCGCTTACACGAGCTTCACCGCAGGGAGCGAGTCGCGGGAAGTGCCGCTCTCCGACCTGCAGGTAAGTTATGTGCGTGAGATCGCACGGATCGGCGTAAAACTCGGATGCAGACTTGTCCGCATCTTTACCGGCTACGATAATGGGCGTGAACCGTTCGGCGACCAATGGAAGGCCTGCGTCACCGCGATACGCGCCTGCTGCGATGCAGTGAGTGATCTCGGCGTCACCATCAGCATTCAGAACCATCACGACATCGCCGTGGATACCGAAGCACTCCTTGAGATGTACCGTGAGATAGACCGTCCCAATCTCGGCCTCATGGTCGACGCATGGAGCATGTTCCTCCGGGGCGAGGACATCGAACGCTCGCTGGAAAAAGCCGGCGCAAAAATGACGTTCTCAACCGTCGCCGACTATATCGTTCTCCCGCGCTACCAATACCGGCCGGCCATGGTAAACTATGAGCGCGTCGAACCCTCACTTGTGAAAGCGGTCCGTATGGGTGAAGGCACGATGGACTACAAGCGATATTTCACAGCATTGCGGAATGTCGGTTATAACGGCTGGGTAAGTTATGAGACATGCTCGCCGATACGCGGCGGCGGCTCCATCGAGAATATCGATGGCTACACAGTATCATTCCTGGATTATATGAAAGGACACGGATTCTCGAAATGACCGCGCGGCACGAGAACGTCTCGACATCATCGGCCGATGCCGCGCCGCTACATGCGCTCCGGCACATCGATACCGAGCACAGAGAGAGCGCTTACGAGCACCGTGAGCGTGACCTCAGAGAGCGTGAGCCATGAGCCGCGTTTTGCCGCATCGTTCTCATTGATAATGGAACAGCTGATATAGAACTGATTGAACGCCTGCGCAAGTTCAAAAAGATATTCACAGAGATGGTTCGGGAGAAGCGCTTCATACGCGGATATGACGACGTCCGGATAGCGCGAAAGCATCGCCATGAGCGCGCGCTCGGGATCACCGGTGACCGCAAGCGTGCCCGGTGTGAATCCGCGTTCCGCAGCCTTTCGGAGTATCGATTTAATGCGCACCGATGTGTAAAGAAGATACGGCCCGGTCTTCCCCTCAAATCGGGTGAACGCGTCGAGATCGAAGATATAATCCGTCTCGCGGTGATTGACGAGATCGGCATATTTAAGCGCGGCAAGCCCCACGCATTTCGCCACATGCTCGCGCTCCGCTTCGGGATAGCCGTCGGCGACGCCTGCTTCCGCCATGCGTTCGCGCGCCTTTCCGACGACCATGCTGATGAGGTCCGAAAGCTTCATGACGCCGCCCTCGCGCGTTTTGAACGGCTTGCCGTCCTTGCCGTTCACCGTACCGAACGGGACGTGCATGAGCTCGGCGTCCTTCGCATACGCCGCCCTTGTTGCGGCGAGGAATACCTGCGTGAAATGGAGCGACTGCCGTTTGTCGACGACATAGAGAAGCCGTGCCGGCGAGAATTCGGCAACGCGATCGCGTACCGCCGTAAGATCGGTGGTGCCGTAGAGATACGCGCCGTCGGATTTCACGAGAAGAAGGGGCGCTATCTCCTTTCCGCCGGTCTCTTCTTCGCTGAAATGGACGACGAGCGCGCCTTCGCTTTTCGATGCAATGCCGCGTGAGGTAAGGTCGTCGATCACGCTCGGTATCTTCCCGTGATAATAGCTTTCACCGCGCCAGAAATCGAACCGTATGCCGAGGGCGATGAATTCATTTTCCAACTGCGCGCGCGAGATATCGACAAAATGCTTCCAAAGGGCGGTATATCCCGCATGTCCCTTCTGCAGAAGCGATATCGCCTCGAGCGCTTTCTTCATCTCCGTTTCGTCTTCCTTGCACTTCTTCGACTGCACCGGATACATCGTCTCAAGATCGTCGATGGTCACCGGCGACGTCTTCGGGAATTCGCCGGCATGCTTCTCGTCAAAATAAGGGAGTGAGGGGTCCTTCTCGCGGAGCGCACAGATGAGCATGCCCATCTGCGTCCCCCAGTCGCCGAGATGATTGATGCTCACCTTCGGCACGCCGAGGTAGACGCACAGGCGCTGCACGGCATCGCCGATGATGGCGGAGCGCAGATGACCGACATGCATCGGCTTGGCTACGTTCGGACTGCCGAAATCGATGAGCGTCATGCGTTTGTCATCTATCAGGGACGAGGCAAGTTCGTCGATGCGCCTGAGCTCAAGGGCGCCCTCGAGAAGCAGAGCATCGGAGACCGTGATATTGATGAAACCCGGGCCGTCGACGGTAGCCTTCGCTATCATGCCGCCGCCATCCGTAACACGGCTGAGCACCGCGTCCGCTATATCACGCGGTTTTTTCTTGAGCGTCTTCGCCGCAGGGAGTGCGCCGTTGCATTGGAAATGGCTCAAGTCCGGGCGATTGGAAACGGCGACCTCGCCGAACGAAGCATCGATGCCCTCGGCGGTGAATGCCGCGGAAAAAATGCCGGTAAGTTTCTTTCGTACTGATATCATGGTTCTTCCCGAAACGCTGAATTGCGGTAGATAGTACCGTATTTTTGTCTTTTCTACAATTCCAATCTATTTGTTCGAAATCTGTATACTCTCGATGTATGCGACCGGTCCGCCGGTATTGCTCAGTCGCACATAGAGACGGTCCCATTTTCTTTTATCTGATTTAATATCAAGGCGCACTATCCTGCCTGTGCCCGGCGTATCGAAAACCAGATCAACGGCAGTAGAATTTTCCGTACGTTCTTTGACTGAAACTGAGATCTCTCCCGTGCGGAGATCCAAACAGCAGCTGAGACGATACCATGTCCCTTCACGGGGGGGCCCACCCGCGGTTCATGACCATTTTTCCAAAGCTTTCATTGCGAACGGCAACCGCCCCTCCCCAAAAACCGACCATAGGGCCGACGATGCTGTCCAATCCAATACCGATCTGCGCAATAGCCATAGTGCTTTTACCTTTTTCGGGAAAAAACGCGTCGAATTCCAGTACGATCTTTTCTTTTCCGCCCAGGGTTACGCCAATGTCTCTCATGCCGCCGACCGGTTCGATGTTCGTCCCGTTTTGCGCAGGACTCGCCAAAACATTCCCGCCTGGAAGCTCGACAATAACAGCGGGGAGCCATCGGCTTCCATTTTTATCGTTATACGCCAGCCATTGATCCTGACCGATTATTGTACCGCTTGTATAGGTATGGGAATTGAATGCGAATTTGATCTCAGGAATTCGAGCGCCGGCATCGTCATCAAAATCACCGGTGACCGAAAATGCTTGCGTTCCCAATGTAACGTTCTCTTTTACATCGCTGATTTTGTTGTTCTCGATCTGAACATTGCTGCTGCAATGCACGAAGATCCCGGACTCAGGGGCACCGGCGATCGTGTTCCCCCGTATAACGACATGTTCAGCACTGCCTATGGCAATTCCGGAACCGATGCGTGTACCGGATATTTTATTTCCCTCTATCACTATACCGCGGTGCGCTCCGGCTGCCGCGGGTGTGCGATTGTCGTACGACGATTGGATCTGTGCCCATACTTCGATAGCCCCGCCCTTGGCACCAAGGCCGTAGTGACAATCGCGGACACTATTACTCCGAATGATGGTATTTCGAGTACTGAGTCCCTCGTACCATCTGCCTCTATCCGCATTGAGGCGTATGGCCTGGCCTGAGCATGCCTCAAAAATGTTCCTCTCGATAACAGCATTTCGCCCCATGAGAACCGCTCCGGCACCGCGGTTTTTCCCGAAGACAGAATCGCTGATGCGGACACGGGGTGTCGCCGAAGCGTTTCCGACATAGACTCCCGGTTGTATCCAGGCGGGCAGCCGCTCGGTGAAGGCTGCCTTGAGCACTTTTGCATCGCCATCCAGAATGCACTCCCGCACTTTTCCGGTGAA
This genomic stretch from Spirochaetota bacterium harbors:
- a CDS encoding sugar phosphate isomerase/epimerase family protein encodes the protein MKNCLFSVSYAGLWGQDALTLNDFVLKAAALGYEGIEIMCKRPHLYPYTADDAAVSALKRLIDEKHLTVACMGAYTSFTAGSESREVPLSDLQVSYVREIARIGVKLGCRLVRIFTGYDNGREPFGDQWKACVTAIRACCDAVSDLGVTISIQNHHDIAVDTEALLEMYREIDRPNLGLMVDAWSMFLRGEDIERSLEKAGAKMTFSTVADYIVLPRYQYRPAMVNYERVEPSLVKAVRMGEGTMDYKRYFTALRNVGYNGWVSYETCSPIRGGGSIENIDGYTVSFLDYMKGHGFSK
- the argS gene encoding arginine--tRNA ligase; this translates as MISVRKKLTGIFSAAFTAEGIDASFGEVAVSNRPDLSHFQCNGALPAAKTLKKKPRDIADAVLSRVTDGGGMIAKATVDGPGFINITVSDALLLEGALELRRIDELASSLIDDKRMTLIDFGSPNVAKPMHVGHLRSAIIGDAVQRLCVYLGVPKVSINHLGDWGTQMGMLICALREKDPSLPYFDEKHAGEFPKTSPVTIDDLETMYPVQSKKCKEDETEMKKALEAISLLQKGHAGYTALWKHFVDISRAQLENEFIALGIRFDFWRGESYYHGKIPSVIDDLTSRGIASKSEGALVVHFSEEETGGKEIAPLLLVKSDGAYLYGTTDLTAVRDRVAEFSPARLLYVVDKRQSLHFTQVFLAATRAAYAKDAELMHVPFGTVNGKDGKPFKTREGGVMKLSDLISMVVGKARERMAEAGVADGYPEAEREHVAKCVGLAALKYADLVNHRETDYIFDLDAFTRFEGKTGPYLLYTSVRIKSILRKAAERGFTPGTLAVTGDPERALMAMLSRYPDVVISAYEALLPNHLCEYLFELAQAFNQFYISCSIINENDAAKRGSWLTLSEVTLTVLVSALSVLGIDVPERM
- a CDS encoding right-handed parallel beta-helix repeat-containing protein, whose protein sequence is MAIAAGNSTDIFYRHVEIVPRPGTDRVFSSSADGSYNFDIRGQLVYEHCRFMHMGDDCINQNTHYLEVSQRVDDYRLVLWAARYLQGSDVGILALGRTASRDPAKMLRPTQFEVGDEIEFGKNETPLDASFTGKVRECILDGDAKVLKAAFTERLPAWIQPGVYVGNASATPRVRISDSVFGKNRGAGAVLMGRNAVIERNIFEACSGQAIRLNADRGRWYEGLSTRNTIIRSNSVRDCHYGLGAKGGAIEVWAQIQSSYDNRTPAAAGAHRGIVIEGNKISGTRIGSGIAIGSAEHVVIRGNTIAGAPESGIFVHCSSNVQIENNKISDVKENVTLGTQAFSVTGDFDDDAGARIPEIKFAFNSHTYTSGTIIGQDQWLAYNDKNGSRWLPAVIVELPGGNVLASPAQNGTNIEPVGGMRDIGVTLGGKEKIVLEFDAFFPEKGKSTMAIAQIGIGLDSIVGPMVGFWGGAVAVRNESFGKMVMNRGWAPP